A genomic region of [Eubacterium] eligens ATCC 27750 contains the following coding sequences:
- the atpF gene encoding F0F1 ATP synthase subunit B, producing the protein MLSIDPWNILWTVVNLLVLYLVFKKFLFKPVMKVINAREDMIKQQFDDAKKSQEEADALKASYDEKLESAKTEADEIIVNARNRAQEEHEAALEKTRKETEVMLEKAKADIATEKEKATEAAQADIARLALIAARKIVKTGDAHDAGSSK; encoded by the coding sequence GTGTTAAGTATAGATCCATGGAATATATTATGGACAGTAGTCAATCTGCTCGTCTTATATCTGGTGTTTAAGAAGTTCCTGTTTAAGCCTGTTATGAAAGTAATCAATGCAAGAGAAGATATGATTAAGCAGCAGTTTGATGATGCTAAGAAGAGTCAGGAAGAAGCAGATGCATTAAAGGCTTCATATGACGAAAAGCTTGAAAGTGCGAAGACTGAAGCTGATGAGATTATTGTAAATGCTAGAAACAGAGCACAGGAAGAGCATGAGGCAGCTTTGGAAAAGACCAGAAAAGAAACAGAAGTAATGCTTGAAAAGGCAAAGGCTGATATAGCTACAGAGAAAGAGAAAGCAACGGAAGCTGCACAGGCAGATATTGCAAGACTCGCTCTCATAGCTGCAAGAAAAATCGTAAAGACAGGTGATGCTCATGACGCAGGCAGCAGTAAATAA
- the atpE gene encoding ATP synthase F0 subunit C, with product MSTILVAIGAGIAVLTGIGAGLGIGKATSSAVDAIARQPEAESKISKSLLLGCALAEATAIYGFVIALLIILFLG from the coding sequence ATGTCAACAATTTTAGTAGCAATCGGAGCAGGTATAGCAGTATTAACAGGTATCGGTGCTGGTCTTGGTATCGGTAAGGCAACAAGCAGTGCAGTAGACGCTATCGCAAGACAGCCAGAGGCAGAAAGCAAGATTAGTAAGTCACTTCTTTTAGGTTGTGCCCTTGCAGAGGCAACAGCTATTTATGGTTTCGTTATCGCCCTTCTTATAATCCTTTTCTTAGGCTAA
- a CDS encoding F0F1 ATP synthase subunit A yields the protein MDALVEGLMEELNCETVFTIPLFGGIPVYESVVVTWIIMAVVFLLCILLSRNLSVENPSRRQVVVETAIKGLNDFFTETIGEKGKAYIPYLSAIAIYIGIANLIGLLGFKPPTKDMNVTATLALMSIVLIEVAGIRARGTKGWLKSFAEPMPIILPINILEVFIKPLSLCMRLFGNVLGSFVIMELLKMVVPAVLPAVFSCYFDIFDGLIQAYVFVFLTGLFIKEATE from the coding sequence ATGGATGCTTTGGTAGAAGGGCTTATGGAAGAACTTAATTGCGAGACAGTGTTCACTATACCTTTGTTTGGTGGAATCCCAGTATATGAATCCGTTGTTGTTACATGGATTATCATGGCTGTTGTGTTTCTGTTGTGTATTCTGCTAAGCCGAAATCTAAGTGTGGAAAACCCCAGTCGCAGACAGGTAGTTGTAGAAACAGCAATAAAGGGACTCAATGATTTCTTCACTGAGACGATAGGAGAAAAAGGAAAGGCATACATTCCATATCTGTCAGCAATTGCTATTTACATAGGAATTGCGAACCTGATAGGACTGCTTGGTTTCAAGCCGCCAACTAAGGATATGAATGTCACAGCAACACTGGCGTTGATGAGTATTGTACTTATTGAGGTCGCAGGAATCAGAGCCAGAGGAACTAAAGGCTGGCTTAAGAGTTTTGCAGAGCCAATGCCGATAATACTTCCTATTAATATTCTGGAAGTATTTATCAAGCCCTTATCACTTTGCATGCGATTATTCGGTAATGTTTTAGGTTCATTTGTAATCATGGAATTATTAAAGATGGTAGTTCCAGCAGTTTTACCGGCAGTATTCAGTTGTTACTTCGATATATTCGATGGACTGATACAGGCGTATGTTTTCGTATTCTTAACTGGTCTTTTTATAAAAGAGGCTACAGAGTAA
- a CDS encoding LysR family transcriptional regulator, with translation MNIYNLRYFVTLARIRQYTKAAEELCITQPSLSHAISQMEKELGVKLFEKNGHKITLTQFGEEFLSYAEKTLDVLDDGIASIKRSAMGNGTIRLGLVRPLGISYVPRMAAAFIKKNPKLDIDFTFHTDVTGRLLDDMQLGKYDLLFCSKPSEEYHFTAEPVMKQRLVLITPKGHPLAKKRKRSINLAETAGYSYVCFDKNSGIRSIFDEMLKRSDITVKVAYETEEDQVIAGLVASGFGIAVVPYMDILEKMSVEIFEIESPEYERSFYMVNDNSTYMSPAVETFRNFVIENTSVLTAL, from the coding sequence ATGAATATATATAATCTGAGATATTTCGTTACACTTGCAAGAATACGCCAGTACACGAAGGCGGCAGAGGAATTATGCATTACACAGCCGAGTCTTAGTCATGCAATTTCACAGATGGAAAAGGAACTTGGTGTTAAACTCTTTGAAAAAAACGGACATAAGATAACTCTGACTCAATTCGGAGAGGAGTTTCTTTCTTATGCAGAAAAGACTCTTGATGTGTTAGATGATGGAATCGCTTCTATTAAAAGAAGTGCAATGGGAAATGGAACGATAAGATTAGGACTTGTAAGACCATTGGGAATAAGCTATGTCCCTCGGATGGCGGCAGCATTTATAAAGAAGAATCCGAAGCTTGATATAGATTTTACGTTTCACACAGATGTTACGGGCAGGCTGCTTGACGATATGCAGCTTGGGAAGTATGATTTGTTGTTCTGTTCCAAGCCATCAGAAGAATATCATTTTACGGCTGAGCCCGTTATGAAGCAGAGACTGGTGCTTATTACTCCCAAAGGACATCCGCTGGCTAAGAAAAGGAAAAGGAGCATTAATCTTGCAGAGACAGCCGGGTATTCATATGTATGTTTTGACAAGAACTCTGGAATAAGAAGCATATTTGATGAAATGTTGAAAAGATCGGACATAACAGTAAAGGTTGCATATGAAACTGAGGAAGATCAGGTTATTGCCGGGCTGGTTGCTAGTGGATTCGGAATAGCGGTAGTTCCATATATGGATATATTGGAAAAGATGTCTGTAGAAATATTTGAAATCGAGTCACCTGAATATGAGAGAAGCTTTTATATGGTTAATGATAATAGTACATACATGTCTCCTGCTGTAGAGACGTTCAGGAACTTTGTTATAGAGAATACAAGTGTTTTAACGGCTTTGTAG
- a CDS encoding DUF6198 family protein: MSSIDSAIDLNAGSVSENVKTTLRGELVLAFAVIINSLGVVLMLYSGTGISAISSVPYAFSEVFPKITLGTFTYMFQGLLVLSLMILRKKFVPSYLFSFVVGFIFGECIDMHNMWVPMLPTAIGFRIVYFIISYCLISLGIALSNRCKLPIIPTDLFPRELADITGVAYSRIKISFDVICLAVTACLTGLILGHVKGLGIGTVVAAFTMGKAIGLVGRWLDKKFDFVSFMKK, translated from the coding sequence ATGAGTTCAATTGATAGTGCAATAGATTTAAATGCTGGTTCTGTTTCTGAAAATGTTAAGACTACGCTTAGAGGTGAGCTTGTTCTTGCCTTTGCTGTTATAATCAACAGCCTTGGAGTTGTGCTTATGCTTTACTCAGGAACTGGAATATCTGCAATCTCAAGCGTTCCATATGCTTTTTCCGAAGTCTTCCCTAAGATTACTCTTGGTACATTTACATATATGTTCCAGGGACTTCTTGTACTCAGCCTTATGATTCTGCGAAAGAAGTTCGTACCATCATATCTGTTTTCATTCGTTGTCGGATTCATATTTGGTGAATGCATCGACATGCACAATATGTGGGTTCCAATGCTCCCAACTGCAATCGGATTCAGAATTGTGTACTTTATTATAAGCTACTGCCTGATAAGTCTCGGCATAGCTCTTTCTAACAGATGCAAGCTTCCAATTATTCCTACTGACCTGTTCCCTCGTGAACTTGCTGACATCACTGGCGTTGCATATTCACGCATCAAGATTTCTTTCGATGTTATATGCCTTGCCGTAACTGCATGTCTTACCGGCCTGATATTAGGTCATGTTAAGGGTCTTGGCATCGGTACTGTTGTTGCTGCATTTACAATGGGAAAAGCCATCGGCCTTGTCGGCAGATGGCTTGATAAGAAGTTTGATTTTGTTTCATTTATGAAGAAATAA
- a CDS encoding RpnC/YadD family protein: MAEKKDNVTSKFKDNVFCMLYRDKRNLLELYNALNNSAYTNVDDLQVTTLNGGSYMKYKNDASFLLCMSLYMFEQQSSKNPNMPLRFLHYVSDVFRELFSNSMLHRRSTIKIPVPHFVTFYNGLEKWIEDEDEIRLSDMYEIPTDNPELELKVRVININKDVHILNKCKTLRDYMTFVNKVRFKMGVEGDDVRIAVTEAMDECIDEDILVDFFEQHREEVVEVSIYDYDEEDVRRTLFEEAKEMAKEELKETVIEELKREAKEELTQEVFAEGEQSGEQLKIVNQIIKKVKKSKTLETIASELEEEEADIKPIYDAVVSSAPDYDINVIKDRLDNM; encoded by the coding sequence ATGGCAGAGAAGAAAGACAATGTAACATCTAAATTTAAGGACAATGTATTCTGTATGTTATACAGAGATAAGAGAAATCTTTTAGAACTGTATAATGCACTTAACAATTCAGCTTACACGAATGTGGATGATTTGCAGGTAACGACATTAAACGGCGGTTCATATATGAAGTATAAGAATGACGCTTCATTTTTACTATGTATGAGCCTGTATATGTTTGAGCAGCAGTCTAGCAAGAATCCTAATATGCCGTTAAGATTTTTGCACTATGTATCAGATGTGTTCAGAGAGTTGTTCAGCAATTCCATGCTTCACAGAAGAAGCACGATTAAGATTCCTGTTCCGCATTTTGTGACATTTTACAATGGTCTGGAAAAATGGATTGAAGATGAGGATGAAATCAGGCTGTCAGATATGTATGAGATTCCGACAGATAATCCGGAGCTGGAGCTTAAGGTGCGTGTTATCAACATTAATAAAGATGTACATATCCTTAATAAGTGCAAAACGCTGCGTGATTACATGACATTTGTTAATAAGGTCAGATTCAAGATGGGTGTTGAAGGGGACGATGTCAGGATTGCAGTAACAGAGGCGATGGACGAATGTATAGATGAGGATATACTTGTCGATTTCTTTGAACAGCACAGGGAGGAGGTCGTCGAAGTGAGCATATATGATTATGATGAGGAAGATGTCAGAAGGACATTATTTGAAGAAGCAAAGGAAATGGCTAAAGAAGAATTAAAAGAAACAGTTATAGAAGAATTAAAACGAGAAGCAAAAGAAGAATTGACCCAAGAAGTATTTGCAGAGGGTGAACAGAGCGGAGAACAATTAAAGATAGTTAATCAGATTATAAAAAAGGTAAAGAAGTCAAAGACTCTGGAGACAATAGCCTCAGAACTAGAGGAAGAAGAGGCAGATATAAAGCCAATATACGATGCAGTAGTTTCATCTGCCCCAGATTATGATATTAATGTAATTAAAGATAGATTAGACAATATGTGA
- a CDS encoding iron-containing alcohol dehydrogenase, translated as MNEYQFFSPVDVVFGCGSLSKLHTLKMPGKKALLVISNGKSARMNGSLDRTIDELKQADVSYVLYNGIGANPLKSAVEEGARIGRKNGVDFVVALGGGSVMDAAKNMAMFIPQPSDNLWDYANSPSGGKMTPPNEMLPWIAITTSAGTGSEVDTIGVISNPDTNEKIGIGGMAGMFAKYAIVDPELMKTVPPKFTAYQGFDALFHSLEGYISNKHNIMGDMIQRAAIENIGHYLARAVKDGNDIEAREHVAYANTMSGYSMVVTSCISEHSMEHAMSAYHPELPHGAGLIMLSKEYFTFWINKHVCDERFIDMAHFLGMKDASKPEDFITALLELQKACGVDDLKMSDYGIKKEEAMTLAKNARATMMRLFVRDPQETTDEEIAGIYERAYR; from the coding sequence ATGAATGAATATCAGTTTTTTTCACCAGTAGATGTCGTATTTGGATGCGGAAGTCTTTCTAAGCTTCATACTCTTAAGATGCCAGGAAAGAAAGCACTTCTTGTTATAAGCAATGGAAAGTCTGCAAGGATGAATGGTTCACTTGACAGAACAATAGATGAACTTAAACAGGCTGATGTTTCATATGTGCTTTATAACGGAATAGGAGCTAATCCGCTGAAGTCAGCAGTTGAAGAAGGTGCAAGAATTGGTCGCAAGAATGGAGTTGACTTTGTTGTTGCTTTAGGCGGTGGTTCAGTTATGGATGCGGCTAAGAATATGGCAATGTTCATTCCACAGCCATCAGATAATCTGTGGGATTATGCTAACAGTCCATCAGGTGGAAAGATGACACCTCCTAATGAGATGCTTCCATGGATTGCAATTACTACATCAGCAGGAACAGGCTCAGAGGTTGATACTATCGGAGTAATTTCTAATCCTGATACTAATGAAAAGATTGGTATTGGTGGAATGGCGGGGATGTTTGCAAAGTATGCAATTGTTGACCCTGAGCTTATGAAAACAGTTCCACCGAAATTCACTGCATATCAGGGATTTGATGCACTTTTCCATTCATTGGAAGGGTATATAAGCAACAAACATAATATTATGGGAGATATGATTCAGCGTGCCGCGATTGAAAATATCGGACATTATCTTGCAAGAGCAGTTAAGGATGGCAATGATATTGAGGCAAGAGAACATGTTGCATACGCTAATACAATGTCTGGCTATTCAATGGTTGTAACATCATGTATATCAGAACATTCTATGGAGCATGCAATGAGTGCATATCACCCTGAACTTCCTCATGGAGCAGGACTTATCATGCTGTCTAAGGAGTACTTCACATTCTGGATTAATAAGCATGTATGTGATGAACGCTTCATTGATATGGCACATTTTCTTGGAATGAAAGATGCGTCTAAACCGGAAGATTTCATCACAGCACTTCTTGAATTACAGAAGGCATGTGGAGTTGATGACCTTAAGATGTCTGATTACGGAATAAAGAAGGAAGAAGCAATGACACTTGCCAAGAACGCAAGGGCAACAATGATGAGATTGTTCGTAAGAGACCCTCAGGAAACTACTGATGAAGAGATTGCGGGTATATACGAGAGGGCGTATAGATAA
- a CDS encoding xanthine phosphoribosyltransferase: MNFLEERIMKDGVVKEGNILKVDSFLNHQMDVKLFKQMGEEFKRRFAGKNINKIITIEASGIGIACIVAECFDVPVVFAKKSQSVNIDGDVYSAEVESFTHKCKNQVLISKKFVGPEDHVLIIDDFLANGCALQGLISIVNQAGGTVEGIGIAVEKGFQQGGQIIRNLGYQLESLAIVDGMNAADGSINFREE, translated from the coding sequence ATGAATTTTCTTGAAGAAAGAATTATGAAGGACGGAGTTGTCAAAGAAGGCAACATTCTTAAAGTAGACAGTTTTCTTAATCATCAGATGGATGTTAAGCTTTTCAAGCAGATGGGCGAAGAATTTAAGAGAAGATTTGCCGGAAAGAATATTAATAAGATTATAACAATTGAGGCTTCAGGAATTGGTATTGCATGTATAGTTGCAGAATGCTTTGATGTACCGGTTGTATTTGCAAAGAAGTCACAGAGTGTCAATATTGATGGTGATGTGTATTCTGCGGAAGTTGAATCATTTACACATAAGTGCAAGAATCAGGTTCTTATATCTAAGAAGTTTGTAGGTCCAGAGGATCATGTACTTATTATTGATGATTTTCTTGCAAATGGCTGTGCACTTCAGGGACTTATATCTATTGTCAATCAGGCAGGCGGAACTGTTGAAGGTATTGGAATCGCAGTTGAGAAGGGCTTCCAGCAGGGAGGACAGATTATCCGTAACCTTGGATACCAGCTGGAATCTCTGGCTATTGTTGATGGAATGAATGCTGCAGATGGCAGTATTAATTTCAGAGAGGAGTAA
- a CDS encoding MATE family efflux transporter — MKEEIKLSDHFGYRKLMRFTMPSIVMLIFTSIYGVVDGLFVSNFVGKTSFAAVNLIMPVLMILGCVGFMFGTGGGALIAMSLGEGKKEKASHIFSFIVAFSAICGIVLGLLGIILIRPVAMMLGAEGKLLSDCVLYGRIILAALPFYILQFEFQCLFATAGKPKLGLYVTVAAGVTNMALDALFVAGFRWGLVGAALATSMSELVGGAIPVVYFMKKNTSLLRLTKFRFDIRILGKAASNGASEFMNNVSASLVSMLYNMQLMKYAGENGIAAYGVVMYVNFIFQAIFMGYSVGSAPIVGFNYGSGNKKELKSILGKGIRIIVVGAFTMFVLGQVLARPLAQVFVGYDKELFDITVAGFMIFSCSFLFSGFPILGSSFFTALSDGLTSALISFLRTLVFQVTAVLILPVFFKLTGVWMSVVVAEFLAMIATIIFLVAKKKKYGY; from the coding sequence ATGAAAGAAGAGATTAAATTATCAGATCATTTTGGATATAGGAAACTCATGAGATTCACAATGCCATCAATTGTTATGCTGATATTTACATCTATATATGGCGTTGTTGATGGCTTGTTTGTTTCTAACTTTGTAGGTAAAACTTCATTTGCAGCAGTTAATCTGATTATGCCGGTGCTTATGATTCTTGGCTGCGTCGGATTTATGTTTGGAACAGGTGGTGGCGCACTTATTGCAATGTCACTTGGAGAGGGAAAGAAAGAGAAGGCAAGCCACATATTCTCGTTTATAGTGGCATTTTCAGCAATATGCGGTATTGTATTAGGACTTCTTGGTATTATATTGATAAGACCTGTTGCCATGATGCTTGGTGCAGAAGGAAAGCTTCTTAGTGACTGTGTATTATATGGAAGAATTATTCTTGCGGCATTACCTTTTTATATATTGCAGTTTGAGTTTCAGTGTCTGTTTGCAACAGCGGGAAAGCCTAAGCTTGGTCTGTATGTGACTGTGGCAGCAGGTGTTACCAATATGGCGCTTGATGCACTTTTTGTTGCAGGATTCAGATGGGGGCTTGTCGGTGCGGCACTTGCAACTTCGATGAGTGAGCTTGTTGGAGGTGCAATTCCGGTTGTGTATTTTATGAAAAAGAACACAAGCCTTTTAAGATTAACAAAGTTCAGATTTGATATCAGAATACTTGGTAAAGCAGCATCTAACGGTGCGTCTGAATTCATGAATAATGTGTCAGCGTCTTTAGTAAGTATGCTTTACAATATGCAGTTGATGAAATATGCCGGAGAAAATGGAATTGCAGCTTATGGTGTTGTTATGTATGTCAATTTCATATTTCAGGCAATATTCATGGGATACTCAGTAGGAAGTGCACCTATTGTCGGATTTAATTATGGCTCTGGTAATAAAAAAGAATTAAAGAGTATTCTTGGAAAAGGTATAAGAATTATCGTTGTTGGAGCATTTACAATGTTTGTGCTGGGACAGGTTCTTGCAAGACCGCTTGCGCAGGTGTTTGTCGGGTATGATAAGGAATTATTCGACATAACTGTTGCAGGTTTCATGATTTTTTCATGTTCGTTTCTGTTTTCAGGCTTCCCGATATTAGGTTCGTCATTCTTCACAGCACTTAGTGATGGCCTTACATCAGCATTGATATCGTTTCTTAGGACCCTTGTATTTCAGGTGACAGCAGTGCTTATTCTGCCTGTGTTTTTCAAGCTTACAGGTGTGTGGATGTCAGTAGTTGTGGCAGAATTTCTTGCTATGATTGCAACCATAATTTTCCTTGTTGCGAAGAAGAAAAAATATGGGTATTAA
- a CDS encoding xanthine dehydrogenase family protein molybdopterin-binding subunit, with protein sequence MKSVNKAIRKKDAMELLLGKPVYTDDIAPKDCLVVKLLRSPYANAFVKNINTDIAMKVPGIEAIFTYKDVDQNMKRFTCAGQTYPEPSPYDRLILDKHVRFIGDPVAIVAGADERCVDKAMKLIKTEYEVLEPLLDFTKAKDNEILVHPEDNWEALCPVGADNKRNLCAHDESGNGDIDKVLDECDIVIDRTYHTKACQQSMMETFRTFCTIDTYGRLHVVSSTQIVFHCRRIISHALGISPSKIRVTKPRIGGGFGAKQTSVSEIYPAFVTWKTKKPSKIIFSREETQSASSPRHEMQMHVRLGATKDGIVKGIDLYTLSNTGAYGEHGPTTVGLSGHKSIPLYGKAEAFRFVSDVVYTNIMSAGAYRGYGATQGLFAVESAVNELADKLHMDPFEIRFKNIVKEGDVMPAYYGQVNTSCALDRCLAKVKEMIKWDEKYPMRKISDTKARFVGMGMAMQGSGISGVDVGSATLKLNDEGVYTMNIGAADMGTGCDTILAQIAAEVLECSTDDISVFGADTDISPYDSGSYASSTTYVTGKAVEKCALELRDRIEKLGAKMLGCEKCDVTFDGKKVICESGENKDKCVTLADISTASMCGNDIALSVTNTHTSPISPPPFMVGAAEVEVDLLTGESRVVEYDACVDCGTPVNPNLARVQAEGGILQGIGMTMSENITYSDKGKLYENSFLQYKIPSRMDIGHINVEFESSYENAGPFGAKSIGEVVINTPLPAITDALSHAAGKRFYELPITPDQIAMARQK encoded by the coding sequence ATGAAGTCGGTTAATAAAGCTATCAGAAAGAAAGATGCGATGGAACTGCTTCTTGGAAAGCCGGTGTATACAGATGATATTGCACCTAAGGACTGCCTTGTTGTAAAGCTTCTGCGCTCACCATATGCCAACGCATTTGTAAAGAATATTAATACTGATATTGCGATGAAGGTGCCGGGAATAGAAGCAATATTTACATATAAAGATGTTGACCAGAATATGAAAAGATTCACATGTGCAGGTCAGACATATCCTGAGCCAAGTCCTTATGACAGGCTTATTCTTGATAAGCATGTAAGATTCATAGGTGATCCGGTTGCCATTGTTGCAGGTGCTGATGAACGCTGTGTTGATAAGGCAATGAAGCTTATTAAGACAGAATATGAAGTACTTGAACCATTGCTTGATTTCACTAAGGCAAAGGATAATGAGATTCTTGTACATCCAGAGGATAACTGGGAGGCATTATGTCCGGTTGGAGCTGATAATAAAAGAAATCTGTGTGCGCATGATGAGAGCGGCAACGGAGATATCGATAAGGTACTAGACGAGTGTGATATTGTGATTGACAGGACATATCATACTAAGGCATGCCAGCAGAGCATGATGGAGACTTTCAGAACTTTCTGTACAATAGATACTTATGGAAGACTTCATGTCGTAAGTTCTACACAGATAGTATTCCATTGCAGGAGAATTATTTCACATGCACTTGGAATATCGCCATCTAAGATAAGAGTTACCAAGCCAAGAATCGGAGGCGGATTTGGAGCAAAGCAGACATCTGTGTCAGAGATATATCCTGCATTTGTTACATGGAAGACCAAGAAACCGTCTAAGATTATATTTTCAAGGGAAGAAACACAGTCAGCTTCATCACCAAGACATGAGATGCAGATGCATGTAAGACTTGGTGCAACTAAGGATGGTATTGTAAAAGGAATTGATTTATACACATTATCTAATACAGGTGCATATGGCGAGCATGGGCCTACAACAGTAGGTCTTTCTGGACACAAGTCAATTCCATTATATGGAAAGGCAGAGGCGTTCCGTTTTGTAAGTGATGTTGTATATACTAATATAATGTCAGCGGGTGCTTACAGAGGTTATGGTGCGACACAGGGTCTTTTTGCAGTTGAGTCGGCTGTAAATGAACTGGCAGACAAACTTCATATGGACCCGTTTGAAATCAGATTTAAGAACATAGTAAAAGAGGGCGATGTAATGCCTGCTTACTATGGACAGGTTAATACAAGCTGTGCACTTGACAGATGTCTTGCAAAGGTCAAAGAGATGATTAAATGGGATGAGAAATATCCTATGAGAAAGATTTCTGATACTAAGGCACGTTTTGTCGGAATGGGCATGGCAATGCAGGGCTCAGGTATATCAGGAGTTGATGTCGGCAGTGCGACACTAAAGCTTAATGATGAAGGTGTATATACTATGAACATCGGAGCTGCTGATATGGGAACAGGCTGTGATACAATACTTGCACAGATTGCAGCAGAGGTTCTTGAATGCAGCACAGACGATATAAGTGTATTTGGTGCAGATACTGACATATCACCTTATGATTCAGGTTCATACGCATCAAGTACAACATATGTAACTGGTAAGGCTGTTGAAAAATGTGCATTAGAGCTTAGAGACAGAATCGAAAAGCTTGGTGCTAAGATGTTAGGCTGCGAGAAATGTGATGTCACATTTGACGGAAAGAAAGTAATATGCGAATCAGGTGAGAACAAGGATAAATGTGTAACCCTGGCCGATATATCAACAGCATCCATGTGTGGTAATGATATAGCACTTTCAGTTACCAATACACATACATCACCTATTTCACCACCACCATTCATGGTTGGAGCAGCGGAGGTCGAGGTTGACCTTCTCACAGGTGAGAGCCGTGTTGTTGAGTATGACGCATGTGTTGATTGTGGAACACCTGTTAATCCTAACCTTGCAAGAGTACAGGCAGAGGGTGGTATCTTACAGGGAATTGGAATGACAATGTCAGAGAATATCACATATTCAGATAAAGGCAAGCTGTATGAGAACTCATTTTTACAGTACAAGATTCCATCAAGAATGGATATTGGACATATTAATGTTGAGTTTGAGAGCAGTTACGAGAATGCAGGTCCTTTTGGTGCTAAATCAATCGGAGAGGTTGTAATTAATACACCGCTTCCTGCAATTACAGATGCATTAAGCCATGCGGCAGGAAAGAGATTTTACGAGCTTCCTATAACTCCTGACCAGATTGCAATGGCAAGACAGAAGTGA
- a CDS encoding (2Fe-2S)-binding protein: MLVDIKLNGKSVKADITADMTLYEFVREHGCYSVKCGCETSNCGLCTVFLNDKPVLSCSVLAARADKCSVTTLEGLQEEASEFVTFIADQGAEQCGFCNPGFVMNALALFRENPYPDEEEIKEFLSGNLCRCSGYEGQLRGIMNFLEAKKAKEAE, encoded by the coding sequence ATGTTAGTTGATATTAAGTTGAATGGAAAATCTGTTAAAGCAGATATTACGGCAGACATGACACTCTATGAATTCGTGAGAGAGCATGGCTGTTACAGCGTAAAATGTGGCTGTGAAACATCTAACTGTGGCTTATGTACAGTATTTCTTAATGATAAGCCTGTCCTTTCATGTTCAGTTCTTGCAGCAAGAGCAGACAAATGCAGTGTTACAACACTCGAAGGATTACAGGAGGAGGCGTCTGAATTTGTCACATTTATAGCAGATCAGGGAGCAGAGCAGTGTGGATTCTGTAATCCGGGATTTGTTATGAATGCATTGGCACTTTTCAGAGAGAATCCTTATCCTGATGAAGAGGAGATAAAGGAGTTCCTTTCAGGAAATCTGTGCAGATGTTCAGGTTATGAGGGACAGTTAAGAGGAATTATGAATTTCCTTGAGGCAAAGAAAGCAAAGGAGGCTGAATAG
- a CDS encoding FAD binding domain-containing protein, whose translation MLTIQNYKKVESLEEAYELNQKKANRIVGGMMWMRMGDNRMNTAIDMSGLGLDKIEESDEEFKIGCMTTLRQLEVHESFNEYTDGCAKEALRHIVGVQFRNLATVGGSIYGRYGFSDVLTLLIGLDSYVELYKGGIVPLTEYADRDYDRDIVVNIIVKKRPVNMFYEAVRITETDLPVLTCAGVKFKDTGVCNICIGARPGRAIVVKDTEGILAGGINEKSVEEFSTFVKKNVPTAGNMRGSAEYRSHLSGVLAGRALQNINRD comes from the coding sequence ATGCTTACTATACAGAATTATAAGAAAGTAGAAAGCCTTGAAGAAGCCTATGAGCTTAATCAGAAGAAAGCTAACCGTATTGTCGGCGGCATGATGTGGATGCGTATGGGCGACAACAGAATGAATACAGCTATTGATATGTCAGGGCTTGGACTTGATAAGATTGAAGAATCAGATGAAGAATTTAAGATTGGCTGTATGACTACTTTAAGACAGTTAGAAGTTCATGAGAGTTTTAATGAATATACAGATGGCTGTGCTAAGGAGGCTTTAAGGCATATTGTAGGTGTGCAGTTCAGAAATCTTGCAACAGTTGGTGGAAGTATATATGGAAGATATGGATTTTCTGATGTGCTTACGCTTTTAATCGGACTGGATTCTTATGTAGAACTATACAAGGGAGGCATTGTTCCATTAACTGAGTATGCTGACCGTGATTATGACAGGGACATTGTTGTTAATATTATTGTTAAGAAAAGACCGGTGAATATGTTTTATGAAGCAGTGAGAATAACAGAAACAGATCTGCCGGTGCTTACATGTGCAGGAGTAAAGTTTAAAGATACTGGAGTCTGCAATATCTGCATAGGTGCAAGGCCGGGAAGAGCAATTGTTGTTAAAGATACAGAAGGAATACTTGCAGGCGGTATTAACGAGAAGTCGGTAGAAGAATTCAGTACATTTGTTAAGAAAAATGTGCCTACAGCGGGCAATATGAGAGGAAGTGCTGAGTATAGAAGTCATCTTTCAGGCGTTCTTGCAGGCAGGGCACTTCAGAATATTAACAGAGATTAA